The region AGGTTTGTTCTTCCGGAGTTATTGATCATTTGGTTGAGTTATTGATCATCTGGTTTGTATATGCTTTGGTGTCTTTCTCAGGGAGCTGGAGGACAAGTATGGGATCCACTGCAACATGACTCTGCTGTTCTCCTTTGCCCAGGCAGTGGCTTGTGCCGAGGCCCAGGTCACCCTCATCTCGCCCTTTGTTGGGCGCATCTTGGACTGGTTCAAAGAGAACACTGACCGCAAGACCTATGAGCCGCATGAAGACCCAGGTATTTGGCTTGATATCAGCAATGAAGGAATTACATTTTGGGTGCTGTTGTGCAACAGAAGATGATTCTAAATTTTTTTATTCCTGGGGGCATATGCATATACTATGGAATAGTATCAGAGATAAAATCAGAGATAAAAACTCTGATGCATTTTCTCAGCATTCAAAAACCTTGGCAACTATTATGTATTAGCTATGAAATATCTACACGGTCACCAAACCACTGTAAACTGCAGCAGTCATACTAAGAAACTCACTAATCAAGGAGATTCTGCTTTCCCTCATGGTGCATTGAATTCACAGCACTTATGGGTGAGTTAAAACAGCGGAGTGAGAGGTTGCGCATGTAGCAAGTGTATATTAAAAATTGTGTAATACTCTGTGAAGCCCCAtaattttttccaattttttggACAAATTTACCACAAAAATAACTAACAACTAATAGGGAGAAAATATTTGCAGCTTCTCTTCACCACTTGGGGGTGCTGCAGCGTTCCAGTTAGATACTGAGATGCAGTAGTTCTCAGtagttgttgtttgttttttttttttgttttttttttttttgttgttttttttttttttaaagatgttccTGATGTTCATTTGCTTATGAATTCTAATGTTGTCTCGTTTGTTTGTGTTTCCCCCCTCTATACAGGTGTGCTTAGCGTGACTAAAATCTACAACTACTATAAGAAGTTTGACTACAGTACTGTGGTGATGGGTGCATCCTTCAGGAATATTGGAGAGGTTAAGGCTTTAGCTGGCTGTGACCTGCTTACAATCTCACCAGGGTTGCTAGGAGAGCTCAGTCAGGATCACAGTCCAGTGTCCTGTTCTCTCACTCCGCAGGGAGGTAAGTACCAGTGTCTAATAAAGCACATTTATGAACCCTCTTGTTAAACCATGTTAGAGAAAATGTAATCTGAAACACTTCCTTTCTTCTGTGTAGCAAAGACATGTGATCTAGAGAAGTTGCACCTGGATGAGAAGGCTTTCCGCTGGCTTCACAATGAGGATCAAATGGCTGTGGAGAAGCTCTCTGACGGAATCCGTAAATTTGCTGCTGATGCAATAAAACTTGAGACCATGATCAAGGTGCACATGGTTTAAACACGTGTATAAGGTTGGTTTCTTGGACAAGGATTAAGCCTAATCTTGGACTACCAAGCGTTTTGAATGGAGATTCTCTATTGTAAGGAAATGCTGTCCAGGTCTGTGCTTAGTCCCTGCCTGGGAGACCAACTCCGTGTTagtaataaatacaatatataaaaacattagtGTATAATCTTTTGACAACATGATGAAATGTGGTAAGCAAGTCTTCTCTTCTGCCTTTTTCTTAGGAGAAGATATTTAGTGTGAAGAATGGACAGTAACGGAGAAGAGATGAGGGCCCTGGTGGTCTAGCAGAGGGACTTCATCTTCTGACTCTTGATCCTCCCCCCATTCCAGATGGCCCATTGTGCTACACTGTGCCGCTATTGGCTGAAATTGTGACTGACTGCTGATAGGTTCTGATGTTGAACATTCCCTAGTCTTAAAATTGTGACCAAAAAGCTGCACTAATTATGAACCTCTGTAACAATTGCACTTTTAGCTACCATCTAGAATCAGAAATATCCCTTTACATCATAATAAATTAGCACCAAGAAAACTTATCTTAGATGTTCAATTAGGTACTTTCTACCTACTCCTCTCGGAGATGTGGTTGGAAATGGGAGTAGCCTAAGGGCAGAGTAAAGTGGATATCAGCTGTGCAGATACATATGTTTGTAAGGACCAAAGGCCCTGTAACAGCTCCGTGGTCATGACGGGTCTACTCCTTCATATTTCCAGTAAACCCTTGAAGGGGAGTCCCAAGTGTTTCACAAAGAAACCATTTCAGGACATAATGAGCTAAAGCCCAATTAATAAAGATGTCTTTCCTTAACAGTGTGCCTGTTGTCTTATTGTGGATCAGTGGGAAGTGCTATGTGCACACTATGGACTTCTTTTACAGAATGCTATCCATCAGCTTCAATGTCCATCATGTGAAGGACATTGAAGCTGTTGAGCATAAGCATATTCttaggctggtgagcagtgtcCTTCACATTACTGGCATAAAGATGTTCTCACACTTTACCTGTGTTCAATGTTGTAACTGAGCCACTTTGATGTTCTTTTGTTATCTGTTATTGTGGAAGATGAAATAAGTTTGTAAAGATCATGTACAAACTTTTATGGCCGATGCTATGGTTTTTATGTATATTGTCTGGAATGACTGTAATCTAGAAATAAGTTTGGTAcagtttctaatatagtggttACTACTTTGTTTATTACTCACCAAATCTCAGCATACTGGGGTGGTTCAGTAGCACTTCAGAGAAGAGTAGTGTTCACATGGCTACATCAGTCTTTCCTAACTTCCTTAAATCTACAGGCATCGATAGTCAGCATTGACCATCAGCCTTTGTGACAACTAATGCTGGAATAAGACTCTAaactttaatgcagctttatatCAGTTGTTAAAGGTTGATACAATCTCCTCTGAAACTTTAGGAACAGCAAGGCcaattctttgttttttgctACACACTGAAGACATTTGGGCTTGCAATCAAAACATGAGATCAGAAATTAAGCTTTTATTTCCCAATACTTTAATCTAAATGTGTTAACTTAAAATGACACCCAGTTTCTATGTGAGCAAAAGTGTAGCATATCCCTTCCTTGCAATAACTGCAGTAAGCAAGTGGCCCAAAGGCATCTTTGAACtttcttcttttgttgtttgctttgttgttgtttgctgtTTCAGGAGGTGAAATGCATGCTCAGTTGAGATAAGGTCTGGCAATTGAGTTTGCCAGTCTAAACCCTTCCACTCTTTCCCCCTGATGAATTCCTTTGTTGTGTTGGCAGTTGAGTTTTGGGTCAATTGATTGCTGAATGATATTCCTCCAAACTAGACTGGATGCATTTCTCTATATATTGGCAGACAGAATGTTTCTGTAAACGTCTGAATTCATTCTGCTGCTACCAACAAGCGTTATCAATAAAGATTAGTGGGTCTGTTCCAGAAGCAGCCATGCTAGCCCAAGCTATGAcattacctccaccatgcttgatcAATGTGTgcgtatgttttggatcataaGCAGATCCTTTCTTTTTCTACACTTTGGCCTTTTCATCAGTTTAATATTAgtctcatcagtccataaaactcTGTTCCAGATCTTTTGTGGCTCATCTCCATTTCTTTGCATATTCTACTCTGGCCTTCTGATTCTTGACTCCTGATGAGTAGTTTGTGTCTTGTCGTATAGCCTCTATATTTCTGCTCTGAAAGGCTGTTTCAAATGGTGAATTGTGATACCACCAACCCTGCCCTGTGGAGGTTTTTGGTGACATCACTGATtgttgtttttgggtttttcttcttttgtcatcaactgctgctgtttttcttggCCAATCTGCTCAGTCTGGTTATTAGTACACcagtggtttatttatttttcatgatGTTCCAAATTGTTTTATTGGCTCTGCTCAactttccctcttttctcaGCGTCAGAATGTCTTGCTTTTTCACACAGGCAGCTCTCTGGTCTTCATGATTTATCCTTCTTGACAACACATGCCATCTTCACAGGCGAAACCCACGACTCATACCAAGAGTAGACATTTAGCGCTATTTATTgttcaaacaacaaaaaaacgtGCCAGTGACATGTTCAGATATTTTTGCTCACCTTAAAAATGGGTTCAAAAAAAAGGTGCCTTTTTCTAAGTTTAACATGATGTAAATATTAGGAAAACAAAGCGGAAATTCTGATATATCTTCTCATATTTATCTTTTGATCTCAAATCCAAACATTCCAGTACTTTTGAAGGAGACTGTAGCTGTCAACTTAATTCTGACTTTGACTCTGacttttctttgggtactattttgtcttaaaacacacttatatatatataacaacacacacatatatatatatataacaaattctagagaaattatacacaaaatatagtgaaatatacacaaaatatagacaatatacacaagacaAAGAGACAATAGATAACAAGATAACAAactgtcatacagtgtcagaaactacataaaaTTTGTGATTACTTAACTATTTAACAAAGAACAGGTCAACAGGACTTTATAAAACTATATTCATATTTACACTAATGTGCAGTGTATATCATTGTGTTAAACCACAAAATTGTTTTCACAATTGCCCTTGTATTTGGCATAGCCTTGTAACAGCGATTAGCTCAAGGaaataagcttgtcatgactaATCCGTGAGAAAGCCCAAGCTTAAAATAAATGTAGGCAATGCATAATCATTGTTGACAGATTTGAAGAAACAGCAAATCCCAGTTTGTTCCTGAAACAGAAGAAGCTCTGAGTGAAAATAGGACGGCCAGTTTCAGTCCAAGCCTTCTGTACCAGCTCAGCAGGAGCACTTCTGACATTGTCTGGTTTCTAAAGCAAAGTTTCTTAATCCCAGTAAGGGGCATTCAGTTCAATGCATAATTTTGTATTTCATTTGCTGTAAAATCCATCAGCTCACAGTCTTAATGACTCATCAGGGGTGTTgtagcaggaaaaaaacaagtatGTACTATTGGGGTATCTGGAACTCCTCTATTTCCTGTTGGAGGAGTAGGTGGAAGACAACCCTGCAACGCCAGTGGAGGGTATATAAATAGGTTTTACCCTTTGATGAGGTCAGTGTTACAGTCCAGTCACCTATGGAGGGAAGAGTAGAAGAGCTCTTGGTGTCTTTCACAATTTTAAATTAATGTTCTATTACTATGTTATTATACGGATGAAATGACCCACTTCTTATTACAATCGTCTAATAGGTCTGAGCACATGACAGTTTAGTGAACATCTGCGGTCATACTCAATTAAGCTACTCACTGCAGATCATAGTCAATTTGTTCGCTCATTTTTGTCTGCAGTGTAGCAGATATTGCTGTCATTGCAGGTCCACCTGGCCTTCTCTCAAACTGTTTCAGTG is a window of Pygocentrus nattereri isolate fPygNat1 chromosome 7, fPygNat1.pri, whole genome shotgun sequence DNA encoding:
- the taldo1 gene encoding transaldolase, with translation MSESPDKRRKMESALDQLKKFTVVVADTGDFNAIEEYKPQDATTNPSLILAAAKMPAYQQLVDQAIKYGIAQGGTEEEQVTNIMDKLFVMFGLEILKKIPGRVSTEVDARLSFDKDAMVTRARRLISLYEEAGVSKDRVLIKLSSTWEGIQAGRELEDKYGIHCNMTLLFSFAQAVACAEAQVTLISPFVGRILDWFKENTDRKTYEPHEDPGVLSVTKIYNYYKKFDYSTVVMGASFRNIGEVKALAGCDLLTISPGLLGELSQDHSPVSCSLTPQGAKTCDLEKLHLDEKAFRWLHNEDQMAVEKLSDGIRKFAADAIKLETMIKEKIFSVKNGQ